One Coccinella septempunctata chromosome 8, icCocSept1.1, whole genome shotgun sequence genomic window carries:
- the LOC123318743 gene encoding chymotrypsin-2-like — protein sequence MLLIKFTFSLILINNCVKSQEEIDDDIDLRIVGGQDARDSAYPYQVSVQELQQHICGGSIIGDRWILTAAHCTVGKPASRMSVVAGTNTLDGSGSRYQVQRIIQHPSYETLANDIALLRLSRPISFNSKIRRINLPRSDTPGGKQLTITGWGKTSYPGQVSRTLKTLNVTSLSNSECRKSFSQIVSTNLCTRGDTGRGVCEGDSGGPLVDGSSQVGIVSFGVPCGIGQPDVFTRVYSFRSWILNNMV from the exons ATGCTGCTCATCAAGTTTACATTTTCATTGATCTTGATTAACAATTGTG ttaAAAGTCAAGAAGAAATTGACGACGACATCGATCTCAGAATAGTTGGTGGACAAGACGCGAGAGATTCAGCATATCCATACCAAGTTTCAGTTCAAGAATTGCAACAGCATATATGTGGTGGTTCCATTATAGGTGATAGGTGGATTCTAACAGCTGCGCATTGTACTGTAGG AAAACCTGCGAGTCGCATGTCTGTAGTGGCTGGTACCAACACTTTAGATGGATCTGGTAGCAGATACCAAGTTCAAAGGATAATACAGCATCCATCCTATGAAACACTGGCCAATGACATCGCCTTATTGAGGTTGAGTCGGCCAATTTCCTTCAACAGCAAGATCAGAAGAATAAATCTACCCAGATCAGACACTCCAGGTGGGAAGCAACTCACAATAACAGGATGGGGAAAGACATCG TACCCAGGACAGGTGTCAAGAACTCTAAAAACTTTGAACGTAACTTCCCTGAGTAATAGCGAGTGCCGTAAATCTTTTTCTCAAATTGTATCAACAAATTTATGCACTAGAGGTGATACAGGAAGAGGAGTTTGCGAA GGAGATTCCGGTGGTCCTCTAGTGGATGGTTCATCTCAAGTTGGCATTGTATCCTTTGGAGTTCCGTGTGGTATTGGACAACCTGATGTTTTTACGCGAGTGTACAGCTTTAGAAGTTGGATACTTAATAATATGGTATGA
- the LOC123318449 gene encoding grpE protein homolog, mitochondrial, producing the protein MALRVTHFWRCGKLLNENIQLMSRSLLTSNLRCNTAAEKEKSSEAQAPPVAEGKSDELGDKLNASVEDLNKKVLDLTEKNNDLMDKYKRALADGENMRQRLTKQIADAKIFGIQSFCKDLLDVADVLAKATETVPKNELNEKNPHLKSLYEGLVMTEAQMKTVFKRYGLEPVNPVNEKFDPNYHEALFQQEVEGKEPGTVVVVSKIGYKLHDRVLRPALVGVSK; encoded by the exons ATGGCCTTACGGGTTACTCATTTTTGGAGATGTGGTAAATTACtgaatgaaaatattcagttgaTGTCCAG GTCATTGTTGACTTCCAATCTGAGATGTAATACTGCTGCGGAAAAAGAAAAATCATCTGAAGCACAGGCTCCCCCAGTGGCTGAAGGAAAATCTGATGAATTGGGTGATAAACTTAATGCTTCTGTTGAAGATCTGAATAAGAAAGTGTTAGatcttacagagaaaaataatgatttaaTG GATAAATACAAAAGGGCTCTTGCAGATGGTGAGAATATGAGGCAACGTTTAACAAAACAAATAGCAGATGCCAAAATATTTGGGATTCAAAGTTTCTGCAAAGATCTCTTAGATGTAGCAGATGTTTTAGCTAAAGCTACTGAAACTGTACCAAAAAATGaactaaatgaaaaaaatccacACTTGAAATCCTTATATGAGGGACTTGTTATGACAGAAGCTCAGATGAAAACTGTTTTTAAGAGATATGGTCTTGAACCAGTCAATCctgtaaatgaaaaatttgaccCAAATTACCATGAAGCCCTTTTCCAACAA GAAGTAGAAGGGAAGGAACCTGGAACTGTTGTTGTAGTATCAAAGATTGGTTATAAACTCCATGATAGAGTGCTTAGACCAGCACTTGTAGGTGTATCCAAATAG